A DNA window from Paenibacillus andongensis contains the following coding sequences:
- a CDS encoding alkaline phosphatase has product MKKSLKQIMGSGLSISLLAVSVAGAASAADTTTTTPATPTTTAQSKNLIVLIGDGMGPAEVTAARYYSKKFLNKDRLELDGGYYVGKATTYSQAGPYTSESGAVTDSAAAGTAFSTGNKTYNNAISVSNGDVAKPFGSVVEAAIKQGKATGLVTTDSIVGATPAVWASHVRQRSNQNAIASQYLTSGVNVFFGGGKTNFITKDEKGKRTDKNIIPEFEAKGYKTAYDKAGLDAIPATAGNALGLFALNEIPYVLDRDDKTPNLPQLTQKALDILSQNKNGFVLMVEQGRIDHAGHANDLPANIQETLELDATFKTLVDFAKKDGNTSVVVTADHETGGLSLARDNVYELNVDLFNKEKHSYEYLDAILKTAQTAEDVRKIVADNIGFMDLSDDEVALILKGDGSSYGRGGGYNAVVSKRLAVGWTGHGHTGVDVGVWAYGPIASLVKGDIDNTDVAKSGAKVIGADLTAATKELQDKYLYPLFKVTRDNKTLFTARSLAESLDIKVTWDEKTKTVVLAKDSQQISVLVETGAITENGAASALVGNVDNGKLYLPLEAFNKLTGKSFTWDSASERILKN; this is encoded by the coding sequence TTGAAAAAAAGTCTAAAACAAATCATGGGTTCCGGTTTAAGCATTTCTTTATTGGCAGTAAGCGTAGCGGGGGCGGCATCGGCTGCTGATACTACAACTACAACGCCTGCAACACCTACGACAACGGCGCAATCCAAGAATTTGATTGTCCTTATCGGCGACGGCATGGGTCCGGCAGAAGTAACGGCAGCAAGGTATTACTCCAAAAAGTTTTTAAATAAAGATCGTTTAGAGCTGGATGGCGGTTATTATGTGGGGAAAGCAACGACTTATTCGCAAGCAGGCCCTTACACATCAGAATCCGGAGCGGTAACTGACTCAGCAGCTGCAGGAACTGCCTTCTCGACAGGAAATAAAACGTACAATAATGCGATCAGCGTGTCAAACGGTGATGTTGCGAAGCCATTTGGTTCAGTTGTTGAAGCAGCTATTAAGCAAGGGAAAGCAACTGGTTTAGTAACAACAGATAGTATTGTTGGAGCAACACCAGCTGTGTGGGCTTCCCACGTTCGTCAACGCAGCAATCAAAATGCCATTGCTTCCCAGTACCTGACTAGCGGTGTGAATGTATTCTTTGGTGGTGGTAAAACAAACTTCATTACGAAGGATGAGAAAGGTAAGCGTACCGACAAAAACATCATTCCTGAGTTTGAAGCGAAAGGCTATAAAACAGCTTATGATAAAGCTGGATTAGATGCAATTCCTGCAACTGCTGGTAATGCTCTTGGACTTTTTGCACTTAATGAAATTCCTTATGTGCTTGATCGTGATGATAAAACGCCTAACTTGCCACAATTGACTCAAAAAGCACTCGATATTTTATCCCAAAATAAAAATGGTTTCGTGCTGATGGTAGAACAAGGCCGTATCGATCATGCTGGTCATGCGAATGATCTTCCTGCCAATATTCAAGAGACGCTCGAGCTTGACGCTACTTTCAAAACATTAGTTGATTTCGCAAAAAAAGACGGCAATACATCCGTTGTTGTAACGGCTGACCATGAAACAGGTGGTTTGTCCCTTGCTAGAGACAACGTTTATGAACTGAATGTGGATCTATTTAATAAAGAAAAACATTCCTATGAGTATTTGGACGCGATTTTGAAAACAGCACAAACGGCTGAAGATGTTCGTAAAATTGTTGCGGATAACATAGGTTTCATGGATTTGTCCGATGACGAAGTTGCCCTTATTCTTAAAGGCGACGGTTCATCTTACGGTCGCGGCGGCGGTTACAACGCAGTTGTTTCCAAACGTCTGGCTGTTGGCTGGACAGGGCATGGCCATACTGGTGTTGACGTAGGCGTATGGGCTTACGGTCCGATCGCTTCCCTTGTAAAAGGCGATATCGATAACACGGACGTTGCCAAAAGTGGCGCTAAAGTGATTGGTGCTGATCTGACTGCAGCGACGAAAGAACTGCAAGATAAATATTTATACCCGCTTTTCAAAGTAACTCGTGATAATAAAACATTGTTTACAGCAAGATCCCTTGCTGAATCATTAGACATCAAAGTAACTTGGGACGAGAAAACGAAAACGGTTGTTCTTGCTAAAGATAGTCAGCAAATATCGGTTCTAGTTGAAACTGGCGCCATTACCGAAAATGGTGCAGCAAGCGCATTGGTAGGCAATGTGGACAATGGTAAGTTGTATCTGCCTTTAGAAGCATTCAATAAGTTGACAGGCAAAAGCTTTACATGGGATTCCGCTAGCGAGCGAATTTTGAAAAACTAG
- a CDS encoding ABC transporter ATP-binding protein has protein sequence MIEIKGISKSFTIHGKSLPILSVSKWQVQQGDRLALLGPSGSGKSTLLHLLSGVMQPDQGEIWVSGLPLHTYSESKRDRYRADHVGYIFQDFHLISSLTAKQNVELIVPQDWTKKQTKDQVDYWFERVGLKDRQHHLPSELSRGQQQRAAIIRAIIAKPQLILADEPTGSLDWETAGDIMSLLLDICEAEKLTLLTVTHDLHLADMYPTRVHIQDINELPRREAV, from the coding sequence ATGATCGAGATAAAGGGGATATCTAAGTCTTTTACAATTCACGGAAAAAGCTTGCCCATTTTGAGTGTTTCTAAGTGGCAGGTCCAGCAAGGGGATAGATTAGCTCTACTAGGGCCAAGTGGAAGTGGGAAAAGCACGCTGCTGCATTTGCTCAGCGGTGTGATGCAGCCTGATCAAGGTGAAATTTGGGTAAGCGGTCTGCCGCTCCATACGTATTCGGAAAGCAAACGAGATCGTTATAGAGCCGATCATGTAGGCTACATTTTTCAAGATTTTCACTTGATTTCATCTTTAACTGCCAAACAAAATGTGGAACTTATTGTTCCACAAGACTGGACGAAGAAGCAGACCAAAGATCAGGTAGACTATTGGTTTGAACGAGTCGGACTGAAGGATCGTCAGCATCATCTGCCTTCCGAACTCTCTCGCGGTCAGCAGCAAAGGGCTGCGATAATACGCGCCATCATAGCGAAGCCGCAGCTTATATTGGCTGATGAGCCTACAGGCAGCCTGGATTGGGAAACTGCGGGAGATATCATGTCCCTGCTGCTGGATATATGTGAAGCGGAAAAGCTGACATTGTTGACCGTCACGCATGATTTGCATTTAGCAGATATGTATCCTACACGGGTTCATATTCAGGATATCAATGAACTTCCGAGGAGAGAAGCGGTATGA
- a CDS encoding ABC transporter permease codes for MKLITLLWHNVLHRKTLSLLTIFSVAVTVALVVFLLLCSNGIEQGAEKGYGPFEVTIGAKGSASQLALNTYYHIGAPTGNVPYKLLEDVRKDEFVDRAYAMTTGDNYNGFPIVGMEPEYFVTRYGADKQMAQGKLYDKLGDTIVGANVANSLGLHVGDKFQGAHGLVQGTDDDEDGDAADEHDHHHSFTYTVVGILPPLMTSDDRAVFTTLDYAWAVHESQQGDNKEVTTILVKPKSLLGAQSIKTKFGQISNVQAIYTSKAVADVVNVVDKGTQALSVVTVICILLAAGSILLSLIAAVNERKKDVGLLRLIGKSKRFIWVSLIGEGILLTLIGLICGILVGHAGGYLSREAVFEYSGLQIQTWHFMPGEGLLVVGTLLIGVLASVGPAIQAYRVDPLQLFKS; via the coding sequence ATGAAATTAATCACCTTATTGTGGCATAATGTTCTTCACCGCAAAACGCTTTCTCTTCTCACGATTTTCTCCGTTGCTGTGACGGTCGCTCTTGTTGTCTTCCTACTTCTTTGTAGTAATGGGATTGAACAAGGCGCGGAGAAAGGATATGGTCCTTTTGAAGTGACGATTGGCGCAAAGGGAAGTGCCTCTCAGCTGGCTCTGAACACGTATTATCATATCGGCGCTCCGACAGGCAATGTTCCATATAAGCTGCTGGAAGATGTGCGCAAAGATGAGTTTGTTGATCGTGCTTACGCAATGACGACTGGTGATAACTATAACGGTTTTCCGATTGTCGGAATGGAACCCGAATATTTCGTCACTCGCTATGGGGCCGATAAGCAAATGGCACAAGGGAAATTATACGATAAGCTTGGCGATACCATAGTTGGTGCAAATGTAGCTAATTCGCTAGGGCTTCATGTTGGAGATAAGTTTCAAGGCGCACATGGACTGGTTCAAGGTACTGATGACGATGAGGACGGGGATGCAGCGGATGAACATGATCACCATCACAGTTTCACCTACACCGTTGTGGGCATTTTGCCTCCTCTGATGACTTCAGATGATCGAGCTGTCTTCACAACACTTGATTATGCATGGGCTGTTCACGAGAGTCAGCAAGGGGATAACAAGGAAGTTACAACGATTTTGGTCAAACCAAAGTCACTGTTGGGTGCGCAGTCGATTAAAACGAAGTTCGGTCAAATTAGCAATGTTCAGGCGATCTATACAAGTAAAGCAGTTGCTGATGTCGTGAATGTTGTAGATAAAGGAACACAAGCGCTGAGTGTTGTAACTGTTATTTGCATTTTGCTTGCCGCAGGTTCAATTTTGCTCTCTTTGATTGCCGCTGTAAATGAGCGTAAAAAAGATGTTGGTTTACTACGTCTCATTGGAAAATCAAAGAGATTCATTTGGGTTTCTCTGATCGGTGAAGGAATTCTCTTGACCCTCATTGGACTGATATGCGGTATATTGGTAGGTCATGCCGGAGGATATTTAAGCCGCGAAGCTGTATTCGAATACTCAGGCTTACAAATTCAAACATGGCATTTCATGCCGGGGGAAGGTCTACTCGTCGTGGGAACTTTGTTGATCGGTGTTTTAGCGTCCGTAGGACCCGCAATTCAAGCTTATCGCGTGGACCCTTTACAATTATTTAAGTCTTGA